A window from Photobacterium atrarenae encodes these proteins:
- the sgrR gene encoding HTH-type transcriptional regulator SgrR → MSSQRLKAQFQRLYNHFSGEDCETNLQDIAEVLFCTRRNVRMVINKMVEKGWIEWQPAVGRGKQSKLVFHSSDTELQYMHARKLVAEGKLEPALETLGNNADKLAQLIQEQLGHTTAQGRQILRLPYYRPFSNLNPLHPLRRSEQHLVRQIFNGLTRINEEKEEVEGDLAHHWEALSPRHWRFYIRPAVKFHDGRLLDSQDIIVTLEQVRKHRLFRHLSQIDSPFSNTIDIHLSRDDHRLPDLMANLLAVIQPADTDHDKENELFPIGTGPYRVIQNDKQRFKLEAFDQYFGLRALIDVVDIWMLSEVASCFLQPMTEGSQLQEMTVSARLKLDEGCNYLLLNRIDGLASQQGWLDYLRTHLTPLNIMQRLQQDKIGDFRLINAYGLLPGWAHIPLNQTIAPPPSKRMVTLAYPQQHPVYPHVAEAIRDILSADGIKLKELELSTGEILSGKHADKIDLWLGGMSLSNYRDDAILSWFYSFDHIARVMPEAEFEALDQAVVRWRADKQQPSPCQQIGASLVESGQILPLFHNWLGVDNNGSIQGMQSNSMGWFDFKSVWVKPSQ, encoded by the coding sequence ATGAGCAGTCAGCGGCTGAAAGCCCAGTTCCAGCGTCTCTACAATCACTTTTCCGGCGAAGATTGCGAGACGAATTTGCAGGATATTGCCGAGGTCCTGTTCTGTACCCGCCGTAATGTACGGATGGTGATCAATAAAATGGTGGAGAAGGGCTGGATTGAATGGCAACCCGCGGTCGGTCGGGGGAAGCAGTCCAAGCTGGTTTTCCATAGTTCGGACACTGAGCTGCAATACATGCATGCGCGTAAGCTGGTGGCCGAAGGCAAACTGGAGCCGGCGCTGGAAACGCTGGGCAACAATGCTGATAAACTGGCGCAGCTGATCCAGGAGCAGCTTGGTCATACCACGGCGCAAGGGCGGCAAATCCTCCGACTGCCTTACTATCGACCCTTCAGTAATTTGAACCCACTGCACCCGTTGCGTCGCTCTGAGCAGCATCTTGTACGCCAAATTTTTAACGGTCTGACCCGGATTAATGAGGAAAAAGAGGAAGTCGAAGGGGATTTAGCCCACCACTGGGAAGCCCTGTCCCCGCGGCACTGGCGCTTTTATATCCGCCCGGCGGTGAAGTTTCATGATGGTCGGCTGCTCGATAGCCAGGATATTATTGTGACCCTGGAGCAGGTGCGAAAACACCGCTTGTTCAGGCACCTCAGCCAGATCGATTCGCCGTTCAGTAACACCATTGATATTCACCTGAGCCGGGATGATCATCGTTTACCTGATTTAATGGCCAACTTGCTGGCGGTGATCCAACCGGCGGATACGGATCATGACAAAGAAAATGAGCTGTTTCCGATCGGGACCGGCCCGTACCGGGTGATCCAGAATGACAAGCAGCGCTTTAAGCTCGAGGCCTTTGATCAGTATTTTGGCCTGCGGGCTTTGATTGATGTGGTGGATATCTGGATGCTGTCGGAAGTGGCGTCCTGTTTTCTTCAGCCGATGACCGAAGGCAGTCAACTGCAGGAAATGACGGTATCGGCCCGACTCAAGCTGGATGAAGGGTGTAACTATCTGTTGCTCAACCGGATCGACGGGTTGGCCAGTCAGCAGGGATGGCTGGATTATTTGCGGACCCACCTGACCCCGCTGAACATTATGCAACGTCTGCAACAGGACAAGATCGGCGATTTTCGCCTGATCAATGCTTACGGCCTGCTGCCGGGCTGGGCCCATATCCCGCTGAATCAGACAATTGCACCGCCGCCGTCAAAGCGCATGGTGACCCTGGCTTATCCGCAGCAGCATCCGGTGTATCCGCATGTTGCGGAGGCTATTCGGGATATCCTTTCAGCCGATGGGATTAAACTGAAAGAGCTGGAGCTTTCGACAGGGGAGATCTTATCGGGCAAACATGCCGATAAAATCGATCTCTGGCTCGGTGGCATGAGCCTGAGTAATTATCGCGATGATGCCATTTTGTCCTGGTTCTACAGCTTTGATCATATTGCCCGGGTGATGCCGGAAGCTGAATTTGAAGCCTTGGATCAGGCAGTGGTGCGCTGGCGCGCTGACAAGCAGCAGCCGTCGCCTTGTCAGCAAATTGGGGCGAGCCTGGTGGAAAGCGGGCAGATCCTGCCGCTGTTCCATAACTGGCTCGGCGTCGATAACAATGGTTCAATCCAGGGAATGCAATCCAATTCAATGGGCTGGTTTGACTTCAAATCGGTGTGGGTCAAACCGAGTCAATAA